The Parambassis ranga chromosome 14, fParRan2.1, whole genome shotgun sequence genome includes a window with the following:
- the LOC114445919 gene encoding complement C1q-like protein 4 translates to MKITMLLLLLLLVASVSAQSAVQKVEIVCSPKENAVAFSASLVVGGELTLGPFDKHTVLVFKHVVTNIGNAYSPETGLFTAPVTGAYHFEWYIGVHGPSPTSAGLFKNSDQIFLAWEQQTAGLFGTAANGVMLQLKAGDQVSVRLWAGTKIFDNLYHHTTFSGHLLFTM, encoded by the exons ATGAAGATCACCATgttgctcctgctgctcctcctggttGCTTCTGTTTCCGCTCAATCGGCTGTACAGAAGGTGGAAATCGTCTGCTCACCAAAGGAGAACGCGG TGGCTTTCTCCGCCTCCCTGGTGGTTGGAGGCGAGCTAACTCTTGGACCCTTTGACAAACACACGGTTCTGGTCTTCAAACACGTTGTCACCAACATTGGAAATGCCTACAGCCCAGAGACAG GTTTGTTCACGGCGCCGGTGACAGGAGCGTACCACTTTGAGTGGTACATAGGTGTCCACGGTCCAAGTCCTACATCTGCTGGGTTGTTCAAGAATTCAGACCAAATCTTTTTAGCGtgggagcagcagacagccggcCTCTTTGGAACCGCTGCCAACGGCgtgatgctgcagctgaaggcGGGAGATCAAGTGTCTGTGCGCCTCTGGGCTGGAACCAAGATATTTGATAATCTCTACCACCACACCACCTTCAGTGGTCACCTGCTGTTCACCATGTGA
- the LOC114445912 gene encoding complement C1q-like protein 2 isoform X2, with the protein MKTTVMFLLCLLAGSDSKNLTEEEKEVLAQQVEYLQPCPLDIHAVLRVMAASLAAQKEEIKSLQRQNTENLEKLNTESTQLRKQLQEQVTNLEKQKTETDQLKQQLQAKQVAFSASLITEGSLTVGPFNTYTTVIFKHVVTNIGNAYSPHTGIFTAPVRGLYHFEWHLCGSGPDPTGAVLVRNSEHIFNAYEQQTSQHTTTSNGATLQLNPGDQVFVRLWQNCKLIDSYNHHNTFSGHLLFTM; encoded by the exons ATGAAGACCACCGTGATGTTCCTGCTCTGCCTTCTGGCTGGTTCTGACTCCAAGAATcttacagaagaagaaaaagaagttcTTGCCCAGCAGGTGGAGTACCTCCAGCCCTGTCCCCTGGACATCCACGCTGTGCTGAGAGTGATGGCCGCCTCTCTGGCTGCTCAGAAGGAGGAGATCAAGTCCCTACAAAGACAAAATACAG aaaatctgGAGAAACTGAACACTGAGTCCACCCAGCTGAGAAAGCAGCTCCAAG AACAGGTAACAAATCtggagaaacagaaaactgagacggaccagctgaagcagcagcttcaag CCAAACAGGTGGCTTTCTCAGCCTCACTGATAACAGAAGGTTCTCTTACGGTCGGACCCTTTAACACATACACCACTGTGATCTTCAAACATGTCGTCACAAACATCGGAAACGCCTACAGCCCACACACAG GTATCTTCACTGCACCTGTCAGAGGACTGTACCACTTTGAGTGGCACCTGTGTGGAAGTGGTCCAGATCCCACAGGTGCTGTGTTGGTCAGGAATTCAGAGCACATTTTTAACGCGTATGAACAACAAACATCTCAACACACAACTACTTCTAATGGTGCCACACTGCAGCTGAACCCTGGAGACCAGGTGTTTGTGCGTCTGTGGCAAAATTGTAAACTAATTGACAGCTACAACCACCACAACACCTTCAGTGGTCACCTGCTGTTCACCATGTGA